A single window of Tiliqua scincoides isolate rTilSci1 chromosome 10, rTilSci1.hap2, whole genome shotgun sequence DNA harbors:
- the CCDC61 gene encoding centrosomal protein CCDC61: MAALHGLQADYVFRGVEHVVRMTVEGSLLEVEVEDKLTTDQWRGEFDAAFIEDLTHKTGNFKQFGIFCSMLESALAQSSESVTLDLLTYNDLESLRSRKIGVGPRHPTASKTSPLSSKRYLILIYSVEFDRIHYPLPLPYMGKPDPVILQKVIRELKEELAMLKAKPGKDFRDAEIRRLRDELQRTLEEKAAMETALLGLQEELKLTNKSSALKEVKILKKVVQSLEEELTKERAKHQRVASKRLQESRQLAAELSELKVTERSLRIRVKNLTNELALYKKGHFTPLGPSPQNQSASSRVFGPSVLSRASTKSREDHRSTSRERSNSRERPGAWGANRQRSTSREGRSGSQGRFPRQSPSPTGARAPRFDPTAFVKAKERKQKEAEQKHKRCIRRGMGDTPPSGWRRVQSRGPSVFGAGGLGKARGRSSSVESFRSRGSSVSSGSEMDDYSEPAAPRGRKRAVKGRKPLSSTSWNGSAVAPRGDSGHRKRLASTPTAGKRADKENLFSEPSADLSEIDARLQALQEYMNKLETRT, translated from the exons TCATTGAAGACCTCACTCACAAGACTGGGAATTTCAAGCAGTTTGGGATCTTCTGTAGTATGCTGGAGTCGGCACTTGCCCAG AGCAGCGAATCGGTGACGCTGGACCTTCTCACCTACAATGACCTCGAGTCACTGAGGAGCAGGAAGATTGGGGTGGGACCTCGGCACCCAACTGCTTCCAAGACTTCCCCGCTGAGCTCCAAACGTTATCTCATCTTGATCTACTCTGTGGAATTTGACAG GATTCACTATCCGCTGCCATTGCCCTACATGGGGAAGCCAGACCCTGTGATCCTGCAGAAGGTGATCCGGGAGCTCAAGGAGGAGCTGGCCATGTTGAAGGCCAAGCCTGGCAAGGACTTTCGGGATGCTGAGATCCGCCGACTCCGGGACGA GCTGCAGCGCACCTtggaggagaaggcagcaatggagACTGCTCTGCTGGGTCTGCAGGAGGAGCTGAAGCTCACCAACAAGAGCAGTGCCCTCAAGGAGGTGAAGATCCTCAAGAAGGTGGTGCAGAGTCTCGAGGAGGAGCTGACCAAGGAGCGGGCCAAGCACCAGCGAGTGGCCAGCAAGCGTCTGCAGGAAAGCCGGCAGCTTGCTGCCGAG CTATCGGAGCTGAAGGTGACCGAGAGGAGCCTCCGGATCCGTGTGAAGAACTTGACCAATGAACTGGCCCTATACAAGAAAGG GCATTTCACCCCCCTCGGACCATCCCCCCAGAACCAGTCTGCCTCCTCCCGCGTTTTTGGTCCTTCGGTCTTGTCCCGAGCCAGCACCAAGTCGCGAGAAGACCACCGCTCCACCTCCCGGGAACGCTCCAACTCAAGGGAGCGCCCTGGGGCCTGGGGGGCCAACCGGCAGCGGTCCACCTCCAGGGAGGGGCGCAGTGGGAGCCAGGGCCGCTTTCCGCGACAGTCCCCATCCCCTACAG GCGCCCGGGCACCGCGATTTGACCCCACAGCCTTTGTGAAGGCCAAGGAACGCAAGCAGAAGGAGGCAGAGCAGAAACA CAAGCGCTGCATCCGACGGGGAATGGGAGACACTCCACCCAGCGGCTGGCGCCGTGTGCAGTCTAGGGGTCCATCAGTTTTTGGTGCAGGCGGCCTTGGAAAGGCTCGGGGCAGGAGTTCTTCAG TGGAAAGTTTTCGCAGCAGAGGCTCATCTGTAAGCTCAGGGAGTGAAATGGACGATTACTCCGAACCAGCTGCACCAAG GGGTCGGAAACGGGCTGTGAAGGGCAGGAAACCACTGAGCTCCACCTCCTGGAACGGATCTGCCGTG GCCCCTCGAGGAGATAGTGGTCACCGGAAGCGCTTGGCAAGTACCCCGACCGCAGGCAAGCGAGCAGACAAAG AGAATCTATTCAGCGAGCCCTCGGCTGACCTCTCGGAGATTGACGCACGGCTGCAGGCGCTGCAGGAGTACATGAATAAGCTGGAGACCAGAACGTAG